A window of the Streptomyces griseochromogenes genome harbors these coding sequences:
- a CDS encoding SMP-30/gluconolactonase/LRE family protein, producing MRISSRIRITATATVVAFAGAALPASAGTPGLGSPHIIRHLDLAAGQQPENLTTEPNGSLDVTMSFAHQIVRLTADRGTHVLGTLPAPPTGTDAPLTGRAFIGGIVRLPDGTLYVLYSAGTADLTGLWRLRPGDVPSRVVPLPANSVPNGLALHGGYLYATDSSLGAIWRMTPDGTAAAVWKKAPELAARTPSGFGANGLKIRDNAVWVTTMDKGTLLRVPIGRHGTPGTVHTVAAGLGAVDDFTFTGHGDDVLAADNAGNRVELIRPDGSHTAVLTAADGLQNPTSLARRGDTVYVADASYYTHTDPNLIAAPVELLEHVRVRDDAAGAGQRAAAGPGPRRS from the coding sequence ATGCGCATCAGCAGCAGAATACGGATCACCGCCACGGCCACGGTCGTCGCGTTCGCCGGCGCCGCCCTGCCCGCGTCCGCCGGGACACCCGGCCTCGGCAGCCCGCACATCATCAGGCACCTCGACCTGGCGGCCGGCCAGCAGCCGGAGAACCTGACGACCGAACCGAACGGTTCCCTCGATGTGACCATGTCCTTCGCGCACCAGATCGTCCGCCTCACCGCGGACCGCGGAACGCACGTCCTGGGCACGCTCCCGGCCCCTCCGACCGGAACCGACGCACCCCTGACCGGCCGTGCTTTCATCGGCGGCATCGTCCGGCTCCCCGACGGCACCCTCTACGTCCTTTATTCCGCCGGCACCGCTGACCTCACCGGCCTGTGGAGGCTCCGCCCGGGCGACGTCCCCAGCCGGGTGGTCCCCCTGCCGGCGAACAGCGTCCCCAACGGCCTTGCCCTGCATGGCGGTTACCTGTACGCCACCGATTCCTCGCTGGGCGCCATCTGGCGCATGACGCCGGACGGCACAGCCGCGGCGGTCTGGAAGAAGGCGCCCGAGCTCGCCGCACGCACACCGAGCGGATTCGGCGCCAACGGACTCAAGATCCGCGACAACGCCGTCTGGGTCACCACCATGGACAAGGGCACACTGCTGCGTGTCCCCATCGGCCGCCATGGCACCCCCGGCACCGTGCACACCGTCGCCGCCGGACTCGGAGCAGTCGACGACTTCACCTTCACCGGCCACGGCGACGACGTGCTGGCCGCCGACAACGCCGGCAACCGGGTCGAACTCATCCGTCCCGACGGCTCTCACACCGCGGTGCTCACCGCCGCCGACGGGCTGCAGAACCCCACGTCCCTCGCACGCCGCGGCGACACGGTGTACGTCGCGGACGCTTCCTACTACACCCACACCGACCCCAACCTGATCGCCGCACCCGTCGAACTCCTGGAGCACGTCCGGGTCCGCGACGACGCGGCGGGCGCGGGGCAACGGGCGGCAGCCGGTCCCGGGCCACGGCGGTCCTGA